AGCCTGATCGGGATCTTTTCGAAAAGAATCCCTCTCTTTTCCCAAAAAGAATAACCTTTGAAAACTACGTGAAGGTCTTCAAGGAAAGACCGTTTCATATAAACATCAAAAACAGCATTATAGTGGCAGGCATAACCACGGTTTTGGCATTAGTTGTAGGATCGCTTGCTGGATACGCCATCGCAAGGCTCAAGTTCAAGGGAAAGGTCATCGTGATGTCACTGATTCTTGCGGTGAGCATGTTTCCACAGGTTTCTATTTTGGGATCTCTATTTTTGATCTTGAGGGGATTGAAGTTGATAAACACCTACACTGGTCTCATCATACCCTACACTGCTATGAATCTGCCTCTCACTGTCTGGGTGCTCCAGAGTTTCTTCAGGGAACTTCCAAAAGAAGTGGAGGAATCGGCGTTCATCGACGGAGCCTCTAAACTCAGAACTCTCTGGTCTATCGTGCTTCCCATGTCTGCTCCTGGTCTTGTGGCAACAGGGCTTTTGACGTTCATCGCCGCGTGGAACGAGTTTCTCTTCGCTCTCACGTTCATGCAAAAGCCGAGCCTGTACACGGTTCCTGTCGCAGTCGCTCTCTTCAAAGGAGCGTCTCAGTACGAGATACCATGGGGTCAGCTCATGGCCGCAGCCGTTATCGTCACACTTCCACTTGTGATACTCGTTTTGGTTTTCCAGAACAGAATCATAGCTGGCTTGAGTGCAGGGGCTGTGAAGGGTTAATAATCAACCATTTTAGGTAGATATTTTTGATTGTTGGGAATTATTTGAATTTATCATGAGATATCTTGCCCTATCTTTTGTTTTTTAGTGGAAATAAGGTTTGAAAAACCGTTGCGCAATGTGTGATAATATGTTCTGGATTAATTTAATTCCTTTGGAAATTAATACCTTGCGTTTCGTTTTTTTGAAGAAAAAGCGTTTTTTCGGATATGAAATACATATGCGTTAATTTTAAATTACATCTTAAGTTGGGAGGTGTTTTTCATGAGGAAAGGTTTGCTGTTGTTTGGTGTGATTTTGCTGCTGTCGGTGTTTGTTTTCTCTGAGGACATGACAATACTTCTGGCACCGAAATCACTCAACAATCCGTACTGGTTTGCGGTGGAGAACGGGATGAAAGATGCGGCAGAGAAACTTGGGATCAAAGCGATATTCGACGCACCGGTTGAGGCAGATGCGGCGAAGCAGGCAGAGAAGATACTGAGCTACATAGTGAAAGGTGTAGACGGGATAGGCATTTCACCGAACGATCCTGAAGGGATAAAGGTAGTTGTCAAGAGGGCGCTTGACAAGGGGATACCGGTAATCATGTTTGACTCAGATTCTCCAGACAGCGGAAGGTATGCTTACATAGGAACCAACAACTATAACGCAGGATACGAGGCGGGTAAACTGATGGCTCAGCTCATCGAGAAGTACAAAGCGGAGAAAAAGACCATCAGGCTTGCAATACTCACCGGAGGTCTCGCTGCTCTTAACTTGAACGAAAGGATCAGAGGTTTCAAAGATGCGCTTGAGGACTACTCCAAGAGGAGCGGGAAAGAGATAGTTTATGTTGCCGATCCGTTCCCGTGTGATGATGATTCTGCAAAGGCTATTCAGATCATCAGAGATGTGACCAGAAAGTACACAGATCTCGATGGATGGTTTATGTCTGGAGGATGGCCTCTCTTTGCTCCGAAAGAAACCGTTATCTCCGCTCTTGGTGGCCCAGAAAGGATGAAAGATCTGCTGGTTGTTGGTTTTGACACTTTGCTTCCGGAACTCGAACTTGTTAAAGCCGGTGCAGTCAAAGGTCTTGTTGGACAGAGGCCATACGACATGGGCTATCTCTCTGTTCTCGTTCTCTACAACATGGCAAAGATTGGAGTGGAGAACACATTGAAGATGCTCCCGAAAGTTGTCAAAGAAGACGGAACAGTTGACTACATTATTGACACGGGTGTTGATATTGTAACAGAAGAAAATGTCGATCAATTCTACGAATATGCAAAGAAGATCTATTCCAAGCGCTGATGATGTAAAATCATTGAAGTAAAGAGGGGGGTTCACCCCCCTTCTTTATGGAAGGAGAAGGATAAAAACAACGGTGAGGAGGCGTGGTTGAATTGTGGAAGAAGCTGTTCAAGGCGAGGGAAGCAGGGATATTTCTAATACTCATAGCGATCGTGGTGTTTTTAGGGGTAACGACGAGAGAATTTTTGACAGTGGAGAACATATTCACGGTGATACTGAACGTATCGTTCATAGCGATCATGTCATTTGGGATGACGATGGTGATCATCACATCTGGGATAGATTTGTCGGTAGGATCCATACTTGGGGCAGCGAGTGTAGTGATGGGGCTTTTGATGGATGAGAAGGGTCTGTCACCATTTTTGAGTGTGGTCATTGGATTGGCGGTAGGGGTAGGTTTTGGGCTTGCGAACGGGCTTTTGATCACGAAGGCGAGGTTAGCACCGTTCATCAGCACATTGGGGATGCTTAGTGTAGGAAGGGGACTTGCGTACGTGATGAGCGGGGGATGGCCCATATCGCCGTTTCCAGAGAGCTTCACAGTACACGGGCAAGGAATGGTAGGGCCAGTGCCGGTACCAGTGATCTACATGGCGGTGATAGGGGTGATAGCCCACATATTTTTGAAGTACACAGTGACGGGGCGAAGGATCTATGCGATAGGAGGGAACATGGAAGCGTCGAAGCTGGTGGGGATAAAGACAGACAGGATACTGATTCTGGTATACACGATAAACGGATTTTTAGCAGCCTTTGCTGGCTTTCTTTTGACTGCGTGGCTTGGAGTAGCGCAGCCGAATGCGGGTCAGGGGTATGAGCTGGACGTGATAGCGGCTACAGTGATAGGAGGGACGAGTTTGTCTGGTGGTGAAGGGACGATACTGGGGGCGTTTCTGGGAGCGGTGATAATGGGGGTATTGAGGAACGGGATGATACTGCTTGGGGTATCGTCATTCTGGCAGCAAGTGGTGATAGGCATAGTGATCATCATAGCGATAGCGATAGACCAGATCAGGAGGGCGAAAGAGAGATGAAGCCCATACTTGAGGTGAAGTCCATACACAAGAGATTTCCAGGGGTACATGCGCTCAAAGGGGTAAG
The DNA window shown above is from Thermotoga sp. Mc24 and carries:
- a CDS encoding carbohydrate ABC transporter permease; the protein is MSRSITQRILLYIAVLLILIWCVFPLYWAFISSIKPDRDLFEKNPSLFPKRITFENYVKVFKERPFHINIKNSIIVAGITTVLALVVGSLAGYAIARLKFKGKVIVMSLILAVSMFPQVSILGSLFLILRGLKLINTYTGLIIPYTAMNLPLTVWVLQSFFRELPKEVEESAFIDGASKLRTLWSIVLPMSAPGLVATGLLTFIAAWNEFLFALTFMQKPSLYTVPVAVALFKGASQYEIPWGQLMAAAVIVTLPLVILVLVFQNRIIAGLSAGAVKG
- a CDS encoding sugar-binding protein; translation: MRKGLLLFGVILLLSVFVFSEDMTILLAPKSLNNPYWFAVENGMKDAAEKLGIKAIFDAPVEADAAKQAEKILSYIVKGVDGIGISPNDPEGIKVVVKRALDKGIPVIMFDSDSPDSGRYAYIGTNNYNAGYEAGKLMAQLIEKYKAEKKTIRLAILTGGLAALNLNERIRGFKDALEDYSKRSGKEIVYVADPFPCDDDSAKAIQIIRDVTRKYTDLDGWFMSGGWPLFAPKETVISALGGPERMKDLLVVGFDTLLPELELVKAGAVKGLVGQRPYDMGYLSVLVLYNMAKIGVENTLKMLPKVVKEDGTVDYIIDTGVDIVTEENVDQFYEYAKKIYSKR
- a CDS encoding ABC transporter permease, with translation MVELWKKLFKAREAGIFLILIAIVVFLGVTTREFLTVENIFTVILNVSFIAIMSFGMTMVIITSGIDLSVGSILGAASVVMGLLMDEKGLSPFLSVVIGLAVGVGFGLANGLLITKARLAPFISTLGMLSVGRGLAYVMSGGWPISPFPESFTVHGQGMVGPVPVPVIYMAVIGVIAHIFLKYTVTGRRIYAIGGNMEASKLVGIKTDRILILVYTINGFLAAFAGFLLTAWLGVAQPNAGQGYELDVIAATVIGGTSLSGGEGTILGAFLGAVIMGVLRNGMILLGVSSFWQQVVIGIVIIIAIAIDQIRRAKER